One genomic region from Candidatus Zixiibacteriota bacterium encodes:
- a CDS encoding nodulation protein NfeD: MYRLSLHITLFLFLFSFPLCNISSSETTGVAGDSVASSDADLVLILTIDGAIGTVTADRVIEAVKQAEAEHAALLLILMDTPGGFNDSFWAITKAMMNSQVPVAIYVYPVGARAASAGVYITYAAHIAAMAPSTSIGAAHVVSGTGQPIDSVLTEKIMNDAVAALKGMAERHGRNAEWAEKAARESASITSNEALELKVIDFVATDVDDLLRQINGFEVNTVLGKRKVDLTEPLKKPLKKTLIQTILEIISSPNVAFILFSLGGLGIVIELYNPGAILPGIVGGICMILAFYSFRTLPINYAGLLLILFAILLFILEIKIVSHGLLTIGGVISLIIGGMMLIDTADPSLRISKSVIFAVAVVIGAFVVIAFTLALKARIARPTTGVEGLVGQVGVVKQRIDPTGYVYVAGELWEARADEPVDEGVSVEVLEVKDLKIKVKRKV; this comes from the coding sequence ATGTACCGATTGTCTTTGCATATAACTTTGTTTCTTTTCCTTTTTAGCTTCCCTTTATGTAATATTTCTTCATCCGAGACAACCGGGGTTGCCGGCGATTCGGTTGCCTCCTCTGACGCTGACCTGGTTCTGATTTTGACTATCGACGGCGCCATCGGAACGGTCACGGCTGACCGCGTCATTGAAGCGGTGAAGCAAGCCGAGGCGGAGCATGCGGCTTTGCTGCTGATATTGATGGACACACCGGGCGGTTTTAATGACTCCTTCTGGGCAATAACCAAAGCGATGATGAATTCCCAGGTACCGGTGGCGATATATGTTTACCCGGTCGGAGCCCGGGCGGCATCGGCTGGAGTCTATATAACCTATGCGGCGCATATTGCCGCCATGGCGCCCAGCACCAGTATCGGCGCGGCCCATGTCGTTTCCGGAACCGGTCAACCGATCGACTCGGTTCTGACCGAAAAAATAATGAATGATGCCGTGGCGGCGCTAAAAGGAATGGCCGAGCGGCATGGTCGTAATGCTGAATGGGCGGAAAAAGCGGCGCGCGAGTCGGCCTCTATCACCAGTAATGAAGCGCTGGAGCTGAAGGTGATTGACTTTGTGGCGACCGACGTGGATGACCTGCTGCGCCAGATTAACGGTTTTGAAGTCAACACGGTGCTGGGGAAAAGGAAAGTGGACCTAACCGAACCGCTGAAAAAACCGCTTAAAAAGACACTTATTCAAACCATCCTGGAGATAATCTCTTCGCCCAATGTAGCGTTCATTCTCTTTTCGCTGGGCGGCTTGGGGATTGTTATCGAGCTTTACAATCCGGGAGCAATTCTTCCGGGGATTGTCGGCGGAATATGTATGATTCTCGCTTTCTACAGCTTCCGCACTCTGCCGATTAATTACGCCGGACTTCTGCTGATTCTGTTTGCGATACTTCTTTTCATATTGGAGATAAAAATTGTGAGTCACGGATTGTTGACTATTGGCGGGGTGATATCGCTGATAATCGGGGGGATGATGCTGATCGATACGGCCGACCCGTCACTGCGAATCTCCAAATCAGTCATTTTTGCGGTGGCCGTGGTCATTGGAGCCTTTGTGGTGATTGCCTTCACCCTGGCGCTAAAAGCGCGCATCGCCCGTCCGACCACCGGGGTGGAAGGATTGGTCGGGCAGGTCGGCGTTGTCAAGCAAAGAATTGACCCGACCGGATATGTCTATGTCGCCGGGGAATTGTGGGAAGCGCGCGCCGATGAGCCTGTCGATGAAGGGGTGTCAGTGGAAGTTCTGGAAGTGAAAGATCTGAAAATAAAGGTCAAAAGGAAAGTATAA
- a CDS encoding slipin family protein — translation MQLATLGIIAFLALIILSNAIRILREYERGVIFRLGRLIGAKGPGIIFLIPLVDRMLKVDLRTITFDVPSQDVITRDNVSVKVNAVVYFRVMDPNKAIVAVANYFEATSQIAQTTLRSVLGQVELDELLANREKINQELQKIIDHQTEPWGIKVSVVEIKNVDLPPEMTRAIARQAEAERERRAKVIHAEGELQASHKLSEAAAIIAAQPSTLQLRFLQTLTEVSVGKSSTIIFPLPIDLFEPFLRDKK, via the coding sequence ATGCAACTTGCTACTCTTGGAATAATAGCGTTTCTGGCGTTGATAATTCTATCGAACGCAATTAGAATTCTTCGCGAATATGAGCGCGGTGTTATCTTTCGACTGGGACGACTGATAGGCGCTAAAGGACCGGGAATTATCTTCCTCATTCCTCTCGTGGACCGCATGCTCAAAGTCGATTTGCGCACGATTACTTTTGATGTCCCCTCGCAGGATGTAATTACCCGCGATAACGTGTCCGTCAAGGTAAACGCCGTGGTTTATTTCCGGGTGATGGACCCCAACAAAGCCATTGTGGCGGTCGCCAATTATTTTGAGGCTACCTCACAGATTGCGCAGACCACCCTTCGCTCTGTTCTGGGGCAGGTGGAACTGGATGAACTTCTGGCGAACCGGGAAAAAATAAACCAGGAGTTGCAGAAAATTATCGACCATCAGACCGAGCCGTGGGGTATCAAAGTTTCCGTGGTCGAAATAAAGAATGTTGACCTGCCGCCGGAGATGACCCGGGCGATCGCGCGCCAAGCGGAAGCGGAACGGGAGAGACGGGCGAAAGTTATTCATGCCGAAGGAGAACTGCAGGCGTCGCATAAACTGTCCGAGGCGGCCGCCATCATTGCAGCCCAGCCCAGCACATTGCAACTTCGCTTCCTGCAAACGCTGACAGAAGTCTCGGTGGGAAAATCAAGCACTATCATATTCCCGCTGCCGATCGATCTGTTTGAGCCGTTCTTGAGGGATAAGAAATAA
- a CDS encoding YbhB/YbcL family Raf kinase inhibitor-like protein gives MLAAVAAGTEEDSSAVKREAKMELTCPSFKEGDSIPAKFTCDGADLSPELHIDNIPATAKSLVLICEDPDAPSGNWVHWVLYNIPPEMTVIPENVLKVVTPVLKTKGKEVALMQGKNDFGKYGYGGPCPPHGAPHRYFFRLYALDSKPVFTREETVRGIIRKSMLEKIKGHIVAEAVLMGIYQRQ, from the coding sequence ATGCTTGCGGCTGTCGCGGCTGGGACCGAGGAAGATTCTTCCGCCGTTAAGCGGGAGGCGAAAATGGAACTGACATGTCCATCCTTCAAGGAGGGGGATTCGATACCGGCCAAATTCACCTGTGACGGCGCTGACCTCTCGCCGGAATTGCATATAGACAATATACCCGCAACCGCCAAATCACTTGTTCTGATATGCGAAGACCCCGATGCGCCGTCGGGAAACTGGGTCCACTGGGTGCTTTATAATATTCCGCCGGAAATGACCGTTATCCCCGAAAACGTTCTGAAAGTGGTGACCCCTGTATTGAAGACAAAAGGTAAAGAGGTGGCGCTGATGCAGGGGAAGAACGATTTCGGGAAATATGGATACGGGGGACCCTGCCCGCCGCATGGAGCGCCTCATCGCTATTTTTTCAGATTATATGCTCTTGATTCCAAGCCGGTGTTCACTCGGGAGGAAACCGTCCGCGGAATAATCAGGAAATCGATGCTGGAAAAAATCAAGGGGCATATCGTTGCGGAAGCGGTCTTGATGGGGATATATCAGCGCCAGTAA
- the selA gene encoding L-seryl-tRNA(Sec) selenium transferase encodes MTKSDKFSRRDIPSIEALASEPEVVSICEKIPRQLAVVIIRETVEEFKRRLDSDEKDLSLSRLKSEIVKVLSATVKKKVGRVINGTGILVHTNLGRAPLAETLFDRIKSHIVGYGNLEFDINSGKRGRRGELAEKYLALMSESEDAVIVNNNAAAIFLIINTLACKKKVVISRGELVQIGGGFRIPDIIKRAEGKLLEVGTTNITTIDDYRAALAENPAMILRVHKSNFAQKGFTEEPSLKELTQLGTESGVPVINDLGSGVFIDTSGFTGTEEPTVQSSSRDGSSLTCFSGDKLLGGVQSGLIVGQRQLTDRLKNNPVYRALRVDKIVFSALEELLKYYLDGVWQEKIKLWSLAAVKEKELYEKGQRILKELGGGEKIILEGSKGEMGGGSLPTVTLPSVALVFRSGLPPQKLAQLFRAAEPPVIGRIADGNFLIDLKAIDDSDLKALTRIIKTILPLL; translated from the coding sequence ATGACAAAATCAGATAAATTCAGCCGGCGCGATATTCCCTCAATAGAAGCGCTGGCGTCGGAACCGGAAGTGGTATCCATTTGCGAGAAAATTCCGCGGCAACTTGCTGTAGTCATCATTCGTGAAACCGTGGAAGAATTCAAACGGCGACTTGACAGCGATGAAAAGGACCTGTCCCTGTCGAGACTTAAAAGCGAGATTGTTAAGGTACTGAGTGCAACTGTTAAGAAAAAGGTGGGGCGGGTTATCAACGGCACCGGCATTCTGGTGCATACCAACCTGGGACGGGCGCCGCTTGCCGAGACACTTTTTGACCGCATCAAAAGCCATATTGTCGGGTACGGCAATCTCGAATTTGATATCAACAGCGGCAAGCGGGGGCGTCGCGGCGAACTGGCTGAAAAATATCTGGCCCTGATGTCGGAATCGGAAGATGCCGTCATTGTCAATAATAATGCCGCGGCGATTTTTCTGATTATCAATACCCTTGCCTGTAAGAAGAAGGTGGTAATCTCGCGCGGAGAACTGGTGCAAATCGGGGGCGGTTTTAGAATCCCGGACATCATTAAGCGCGCCGAAGGAAAACTTCTCGAAGTCGGCACCACCAACATCACCACAATAGATGATTACCGCGCGGCGCTGGCTGAAAATCCCGCCATGATACTGCGGGTGCATAAAAGCAATTTCGCCCAGAAAGGATTCACGGAAGAACCATCACTCAAAGAATTGACGCAATTAGGAACGGAATCTGGCGTTCCCGTCATAAATGACTTAGGAAGCGGCGTTTTCATTGATACGTCAGGATTTACCGGGACCGAAGAGCCCACCGTGCAATCATCCAGCCGGGATGGCTCCTCGCTAACCTGTTTCTCCGGCGACAAACTGCTGGGCGGTGTTCAGTCCGGTTTGATTGTCGGACAGCGCCAACTGACCGACCGTCTCAAAAATAATCCGGTATACCGGGCGCTTCGCGTCGATAAGATTGTTTTCTCGGCGCTGGAGGAATTGCTGAAATATTACCTCGACGGTGTCTGGCAGGAAAAAATCAAACTCTGGAGTCTTGCCGCCGTCAAGGAAAAGGAACTATACGAAAAGGGGCAACGAATTCTAAAAGAATTAGGCGGTGGCGAGAAAATTATTCTCGAGGGCTCCAAAGGTGAAATGGGGGGCGGCTCCCTGCCGACCGTCACGTTGCCTTCCGTAGCGCTGGTATTCCGAAGCGGTCTTCCGCCCCAAAAACTGGCGCAACTCTTTCGCGCCGCCGAACCGCCGGTTATAGGTCGGATTGCGGACGGCAATTTCTTAATTGACCTGAAAGCGATTGACGACAGCGACCTCAAAGCCCTGACCAGAATCATCAAGACCATATTACCCCTGTTATAA
- a CDS encoding amidohydrolase, which translates to MRKRRLFFNGKIYTQVAGLPPAESMAIDGNLIAAVGKNLKYDADFSSYEKIDLRGSAVIPGLVDAHTHFYFIIISMGTVKLDGLNSLEQVLDRIRKHSAKLKKDEWVVGEGFSPDRWKKFVVPDRLMLDKVTGGRPAAIFSKDQHMLWTNSKALALAGISSGTPQPAGGAIERFADGSPSGILKEIPGYFPVFKLIGKPGRSKIARFHQMTLKEAYSRGVTGVHSFDGPDALPYFRDLSAEKKLGLRVNFYPPAKMIEELARQGIGRNYGNDYFRVTGVKIFADGSLGSQSALCFQKYIGSKNNFGIETTPKSDIAELIEKASKLNLPAAIHAIGDKAISNVLDCFEHAPALPHGIRHRIEHLQMIRRSDVARVKRLGVVASMQPTHCPSDVRLIEKYWGKRGRNCYIFRTLIDRGVHLAFGSDAPIETLHPVAGIDAAVNRFIPGTRKSFYPQERISVAEAIFNYTAGPAYAVGQENERGYLLPGYKADFVVFEENPYKISRFELSGLQPAATFLDGAPVYLQGKLARLL; encoded by the coding sequence ATGAGAAAGCGCAGACTCTTTTTTAACGGAAAGATATATACTCAGGTGGCCGGGCTCCCGCCGGCGGAATCAATGGCAATCGACGGGAACCTGATTGCGGCCGTGGGGAAAAATCTCAAGTACGATGCCGACTTTTCTTCCTACGAGAAAATCGACCTGCGTGGCTCCGCTGTCATACCGGGGCTGGTCGATGCCCATACCCATTTCTATTTCATTATCATTTCGATGGGAACGGTGAAACTGGACGGATTAAATTCATTGGAGCAGGTGCTGGATAGAATAAGAAAGCATTCGGCAAAACTGAAGAAAGATGAATGGGTGGTGGGAGAAGGATTCTCCCCCGACCGATGGAAAAAATTTGTCGTGCCCGACAGACTAATGCTCGACAAGGTAACCGGAGGCCGACCGGCGGCGATATTTTCCAAAGACCAGCATATGCTCTGGACAAACTCGAAGGCGCTGGCGCTCGCCGGAATATCATCGGGAACTCCGCAACCAGCCGGCGGCGCTATTGAGCGGTTTGCCGATGGCTCCCCCTCGGGAATCCTGAAAGAGATACCCGGATATTTCCCTGTTTTCAAATTGATTGGCAAGCCGGGCAGGTCAAAAATCGCCCGGTTCCATCAGATGACCCTGAAAGAAGCATATTCCCGCGGGGTAACCGGTGTCCATTCCTTCGACGGACCCGATGCGCTGCCGTATTTCCGAGACCTCTCAGCAGAAAAAAAACTGGGACTGCGGGTCAATTTCTATCCGCCGGCGAAAATGATTGAGGAATTAGCCCGCCAGGGAATCGGTCGCAATTACGGCAACGATTATTTTCGAGTTACCGGAGTCAAGATTTTTGCCGATGGCTCGCTGGGAAGCCAGTCCGCCCTCTGCTTTCAGAAATATATTGGGTCTAAAAATAATTTCGGAATTGAGACCACCCCCAAGAGTGATATTGCGGAGCTGATTGAGAAAGCGTCTAAATTAAATCTTCCGGCAGCGATACATGCTATCGGCGATAAGGCGATTTCCAATGTGCTTGATTGCTTTGAGCATGCCCCGGCATTGCCGCACGGAATCCGTCACCGCATCGAGCATCTGCAAATGATTCGCCGCTCCGACGTTGCCCGGGTCAAACGGCTCGGGGTGGTGGCATCAATGCAGCCGACCCATTGCCCCTCGGATGTCAGGCTTATCGAAAAATACTGGGGCAAAAGAGGACGCAATTGCTACATTTTTCGAACCCTTATAGACCGCGGGGTACATCTGGCTTTTGGCTCCGATGCCCCTATCGAAACCCTCCATCCGGTGGCGGGGATAGACGCCGCCGTCAATCGATTTATCCCGGGAACCCGAAAGTCGTTCTACCCCCAGGAGCGAATCTCCGTTGCGGAAGCGATTTTTAATTATACAGCAGGACCTGCTTACGCCGTTGGGCAGGAAAACGAACGCGGCTATCTTCTCCCCGGATACAAAGCTGATTTTGTGGTATTTGAAGAAAATCCATATAAGATTTCCCGATTCGAACTCTCCGGATTGCAGCCGGCAGCGACCTTCCTTGACGGCGCGCCGGTTTATCTTCAGGGAAAACTCGCCCGCTTATTATAG
- a CDS encoding M28 family peptidase, protein MRHSGIIVMALMALTALSCRSGNKERSLPTFDGERAMSYLVAQVEFGPRVPGSASAARCREYIAGFCRNLGAEVDTMQFIHADKHTGKNIEMVNLIARFSGAAGPSGERILLAAHYDCRPRAELDPDSSKQNLPIDGANDGASGVAVLMELANLFAAQKPRLNVDLAFLDGEDFGMSGDLSDYFLGAKEMTRRGIKDKYRCAVVVDMVGDRDLRVYRENFSEQYFPKLNDIIWKTARDIGETTFSDTVGYFVHDDHLSFMTVGLPSVVVIDFAYQYWHTSYDTPDKCSAASLASVGRVMTHFIYNFRDDKIR, encoded by the coding sequence ATGAGACACTCAGGCATTATTGTAATGGCGCTTATGGCGCTGACGGCGCTTTCCTGCCGGTCCGGAAACAAGGAAAGGTCACTGCCGACTTTCGACGGCGAAAGGGCGATGAGTTACCTCGTGGCGCAGGTGGAGTTTGGTCCCCGGGTGCCGGGAAGCGCCAGCGCCGCCCGTTGTCGCGAATACATTGCCGGTTTCTGCCGCAACCTGGGAGCGGAGGTCGACACCATGCAGTTTATCCATGCCGACAAGCATACCGGAAAAAATATTGAGATGGTCAACCTCATTGCGAGATTTTCAGGCGCGGCAGGTCCGTCGGGAGAGCGGATACTTCTGGCGGCGCACTACGATTGCCGGCCGCGGGCAGAACTGGACCCCGACAGCAGCAAGCAGAATCTTCCCATTGACGGCGCCAATGATGGCGCCTCCGGCGTGGCGGTGCTGATGGAATTAGCCAATCTTTTCGCCGCCCAGAAGCCGCGCCTGAATGTTGACCTGGCGTTTCTTGACGGTGAAGATTTTGGTATGAGCGGAGACCTGAGCGATTATTTTCTCGGCGCCAAGGAAATGACCCGGCGGGGAATCAAGGACAAATATCGCTGCGCGGTTGTGGTCGATATGGTGGGCGACCGTGACCTGCGCGTCTATCGCGAAAATTTCTCGGAACAGTACTTTCCAAAGTTAAACGATATAATCTGGAAGACAGCCCGCGATATCGGAGAGACAACCTTTTCCGACACGGTCGGATATTTCGTGCATGATGACCATCTCTCTTTCATGACTGTGGGATTGCCGTCGGTGGTAGTGATAGATTTTGCCTATCAGTACTGGCACACATCATACGACACGCCGGACAAATGCTCGGCGGCATCGCTGGCGTCGGTCGGAAGAGTTATGACACATTTTATTTACAATTTTCGAGATGACAAAATCAGATAA
- the selB gene encoding selenocysteine-specific translation elongation factor, producing MFVIGTAGHIDHGKSSLINRLTGIDPDRLPEEKERGMTIDLGFAYYDTSTGKRIGIVDVPGHERFVRNMISGAGGIDAVLMVVAADDGWMPQSQEHFQITQLLGVRYGIVVINKIDLAEKTWVDLVEEDIRTRVRGTFLGEATFVRVSAATGEGIERLKSEIEKLAELITERMDIGKPRLYIDRSFVLQGIGGVVTGTLKDGIFRVGQDVAVFPSRVRGRIRNIQSHNQQVDTAFPGQRTALSLTGVDKEYLARGGVISLPALVENYPQETVVAANVKLLEDAPFQVADGRRLLMILGTTEVEGEVRLFEERELHPGDEGMLFFRPSEPLLAFIGDRFIFRLPTPPVTVGGGTIIDLLKRFPPRREKPLFQYLRNLKELTLGNLIDAGLKKSLFVGAGDFALANFSESQVTAHLNQLYEAGALKIIGNRYYRLADYKRLSEQILLTMKEFFADKPHIDGLTADFLAKSGELPPAIVETVLQLLVDDNRLVRKKNRYDLPGRQLSAIGEIKVRADLLEEIYRKGGASPPTIEEAIRSERNLSEAIEYLFGTGRLVRVGGALAFHRDVWKDIITKLVALLADGRTMAVGEFREAINSSRKYVVPILEETDRLKITQRQGDFRVPGENYEKAQTLF from the coding sequence ATGTTTGTTATCGGTACCGCGGGACATATTGACCATGGCAAATCCTCCCTTATCAACCGGCTGACCGGCATCGACCCCGACCGTCTCCCTGAGGAAAAGGAGCGGGGGATGACCATTGACCTCGGCTTTGCTTATTACGACACCTCCACCGGCAAGAGAATCGGGATAGTCGATGTACCGGGACACGAGCGGTTTGTGCGGAATATGATTTCCGGCGCCGGTGGCATTGATGCCGTCCTGATGGTCGTGGCGGCTGATGACGGATGGATGCCCCAGAGCCAGGAACATTTTCAGATTACTCAATTGCTGGGTGTCCGGTACGGTATCGTGGTAATCAATAAGATAGACCTGGCGGAAAAAACCTGGGTTGACCTGGTGGAAGAGGATATTCGCACCCGGGTGCGGGGGACTTTTCTCGGCGAGGCAACATTCGTGCGCGTCTCCGCCGCCACCGGAGAAGGAATCGAACGACTCAAATCGGAAATCGAAAAACTGGCAGAGCTTATCACGGAACGAATGGATATAGGAAAGCCGCGACTGTATATCGACCGTTCCTTTGTATTGCAGGGGATTGGAGGTGTGGTCACCGGTACTCTCAAGGATGGAATCTTTAGGGTGGGACAGGACGTGGCGGTATTTCCTTCGCGAGTTCGCGGGCGTATTCGCAATATCCAGTCGCACAATCAGCAGGTAGATACCGCTTTTCCGGGTCAGAGAACTGCGCTAAGTCTCACCGGGGTTGATAAGGAGTATCTGGCGCGCGGCGGAGTAATTTCCCTGCCGGCATTAGTGGAAAATTACCCGCAGGAAACGGTCGTTGCGGCAAATGTCAAACTGCTCGAAGATGCGCCCTTCCAGGTTGCCGACGGGCGAAGGCTTCTGATGATTCTGGGGACGACCGAAGTGGAAGGGGAAGTGCGCTTATTTGAAGAGAGAGAGCTTCACCCTGGAGACGAGGGAATGCTCTTCTTTCGCCCCTCAGAACCGCTTCTGGCTTTTATTGGCGACAGATTTATCTTTCGTCTGCCGACACCGCCGGTTACGGTCGGAGGCGGCACCATTATAGATTTGCTGAAGCGGTTTCCTCCGCGAAGAGAGAAACCTCTCTTTCAGTATCTGAGAAACCTGAAAGAACTGACCCTGGGCAACCTGATTGACGCAGGCTTGAAGAAAAGTCTCTTTGTCGGCGCCGGCGATTTTGCTCTCGCCAACTTCTCAGAAAGTCAGGTGACGGCGCATCTGAATCAATTGTACGAAGCCGGCGCTCTGAAAATAATTGGCAATCGCTACTATCGCCTGGCTGACTACAAAAGATTGAGCGAGCAAATTCTTCTGACAATGAAAGAGTTTTTTGCAGACAAACCTCATATCGATGGCCTCACCGCTGATTTTCTGGCAAAATCCGGGGAGCTCCCGCCGGCGATAGTAGAGACGGTGTTGCAACTGCTGGTCGATGATAACCGCCTCGTGCGAAAAAAGAACCGTTATGATCTGCCGGGACGTCAACTGTCCGCGATTGGGGAAATCAAAGTCAGGGCAGACTTGCTGGAAGAGATATACCGCAAAGGGGGGGCATCACCGCCGACCATAGAGGAAGCGATTCGTTCGGAAAGAAACCTCTCTGAAGCGATTGAATATCTCTTTGGTACGGGAAGATTGGTCCGCGTTGGCGGAGCGCTGGCGTTTCATCGCGATGTTTGGAAAGACATAATTACGAAACTGGTTGCCCTGCTTGCCGATGGTCGGACGATGGCAGTAGGGGAGTTCCGCGAAGCGATAAATAGCTCGCGCAAATATGTTGTGCCGATATTGGAAGAAACCGACCGTCTCAAAATCACACAACGTCAGGGCGATTTTCGAGTCCCCGGAGAAAATTATGAGAAAGCGCAGACTCTTTTTTAA
- a CDS encoding PTS sugar transporter subunit IIA → MNISRYLKEESIVLDFHPELEPPPEESNSNRWKERNKKQVLSDLVDILENSGRTGNKCKLLTDFINRERKASTAIGHGIAIPHVRTMQAKEFIIGFARSTEGIDFGAPDEQPVHLFFIMAAPPYDDNLYLKVFKALAESLQYESFRQELMEAKAPYEIIRAFKNME, encoded by the coding sequence ATGAATATTTCGCGATATTTGAAAGAAGAGTCTATCGTCCTTGATTTCCACCCCGAATTGGAACCGCCTCCGGAGGAGTCGAACTCCAACCGCTGGAAAGAGCGAAACAAGAAGCAGGTGCTTTCGGACCTGGTGGATATTCTGGAGAACTCCGGCAGAACCGGGAATAAGTGCAAGCTGTTGACTGATTTCATAAACCGGGAGCGGAAGGCATCCACCGCAATCGGGCATGGCATTGCTATCCCACACGTCCGCACTATGCAGGCGAAGGAATTCATTATCGGCTTTGCCCGCTCCACGGAAGGTATTGATTTTGGCGCCCCGGATGAGCAGCCGGTACATCTGTTTTTCATCATGGCGGCCCCGCCGTACGACGACAATTTATACTTGAAAGTCTTTAAGGCTCTGGCGGAATCACTTCAATACGAGAGTTTTCGTCAGGAGTTAATGGAGGCGAAAGCTCCCTACGAAATCATCCGCGCATTCAAGAATATGGAATGA